GTATCCTTGACCTCTTTAAAATCAATTGCTAAGACGCGCAGGTTTACAAGTTCTGTTCCGGACCCATTGCGAGTTATATAGCTAGAGGTATCAATACTATCTTTAATGGAAACAGAGTCTTCTTTATAATGAGAATTAGACGTTTCTAACCACTGGTTAACGGCATCTTCAGAGGAATCTGTATTGGCAATAATCGATATAGGTATTGTGAAGACAAGTAAACAAATTAACAAGAAACGGATAGCATGTTTCATCATCTCTTCCCCCCTAAGAATTTAGTTTATGTATATGTGGAGAAAACGAACAATATGGCAGCTTGTGTAAAGATTAAAAAACTATTTTTAGATGCCTGAAAAAATTCGTTTAGAATAGTGTAAGGTGAAGAACGATACGCGGGTCATTGTTAAAATGGCTACCTTTTCTTGCTGAGTGTCTGCTAAATTCATAGTGAAGCTAGTGGCTCTGAATAATAGGGAAATGAATATTAACGAAATAAAAAACCACTCAGTATGGGTAGTGACCCCTGAAAGTTAGAGTTTTAGTTATACTGCTATTAGGTTGGTTTGAGTTCGGTATTGTACTGGACTTAAGCCAGCCAATTTTACTTTTATTCTGTCATTATTATAGTAATCAATGTACCCCTTAATTTTTTGTTTCAGTTCTGTATAAGAAACTAATGTCTCACCATGATACATTTCTTGTTTCATAATTCCAAAAAAATTCTCCATTGAAGCATTATCA
The DNA window shown above is from Bacillus spongiae and carries:
- a CDS encoding integrase core domain-containing protein, whose amino-acid sequence is DNASMENFFGIMKQEMYHGETLVSYTELKQKIKGYIDYYNNDRIKVKLAGLSPVQYRTQTNLIAV